A stretch of the Neofelis nebulosa isolate mNeoNeb1 chromosome 1, mNeoNeb1.pri, whole genome shotgun sequence genome encodes the following:
- the LOC131509691 gene encoding peptidyl-prolyl cis-trans isomerase A-like — protein sequence MFFDITMDGGSLGCISFKVFADKFPKTAENFHALRTGEKGFGYKGSCFHRIIWGFLCQDGDFTCHNGTSGKSICGKKLDKRNFILKHMGPGILSMANAGPNTNGSHFFTCTAKTEWLDDKNVVFDKVKEGKNIVEAMEHFGAKNGKTSKITIADCEQI from the coding sequence ATGTTCTTTGACATTACCATGGACGGCGGATCCTTGGGCTGCATCTCCTTCAAGGTGTTTGCAGACAAATTTCCAAAGACAGCAGAAAATTTTCATGCTCTGAGAACTGGTGAGAAAGGATTTGGTTATAAAGGTTCTTGCTTTCATAGGATTATTTGGGGATTTCTGTGCCAGGATGGTGACTTCACTTGCCACAATGGCACCAGTGGCAAGTCAATCTGTGGGAAGAAATTGGATAAGAGGAATTTCATCCTGAAGCACATGGGTCCTGGCATCTTGTCTATGGCAAATGCTGGACCCAACACAAACGGTTCCCACTTTTTCACCTGCACTGCCAAGACTGAGTGGTTGGATGACAAGAATGTGGTCTTTGACAAGGTGAAAGAGGGCAAGAATATTGTGGAAGCCATGGAGCACTTTGGGGCCAAGAATGGCAAGACCAGCAAGATCACCATTGCTGACTGTGAACAAATCTAA